One segment of Manihot esculenta cultivar AM560-2 chromosome 4, M.esculenta_v8, whole genome shotgun sequence DNA contains the following:
- the LOC110613236 gene encoding uncharacterized protein LOC110613236 yields MKKSPVYPNYEGSDYGGYEFDPQVDFTQFLEEARQHARQMNLQNSQSNAEEARKTRTGGEEKKSKKSWKNSLLKWWKSDNKKKTEPANSSHISNPRKGHVSGPIYGSGRAVEPKHRRQTSGPLTNLFNPTKRTGNEIPYMCLDQLNSPHGVKAYGPVYLVT; encoded by the exons ATGAAGAAATCTCCGGTATATCCAAACTATGAAGGAAGTGATTATGGTGGCTATGAGTTTGATCCTCAAGTGGATTTCACACAG TTCTTGGAAGAAGCAAGGCAGCACGCAAGACAAATGAATCTACAGAACTCACAGTCAAATGCAGAAGAAGCTAGAAAAACAAGAACAGGaggagaagagaaaaagagCAAAAAGTCTTGGAAAAATTCTCTCCTCAAATGGTGGAAGTCTGACAATAAAAAGAAAACAGAACCTGCTAATAGCTCTCATATTTCAAACCCAAGAAAGGGTCATGTTTCTGGTCCAATATATGGGAGCGGCAGAGCCGTTGAACCGAAGCACCGGCGACAAACTTCTGGTCCACTAACCAACCTTTTCAACCCTACAAAGAGAACTGGGAATGAGATACCATACATGTGTCTTGATCAACTTAATAGTCCTCACGGTGTTAAAGCCTATGGACCTGTTTACTTGGTAACTTAG